The following proteins are co-located in the Meleagris gallopavo isolate NT-WF06-2002-E0010 breed Aviagen turkey brand Nicholas breeding stock chromosome 13, Turkey_5.1, whole genome shotgun sequence genome:
- the LOC100547381 gene encoding chromodomain-helicase-DNA-binding protein 9 isoform X1, producing the protein MSSVKRPRGRPPSSKKTDGSGSHTKSQNTQVRAMSEKKQRKKADSESKQEKANRIISEAIAKAKERGERNIPRVMSPENFPSVSAEGKEEKKGRKVKSKPKDKESKKPKTGSSSKTKEKTKIGKLIITLGKKQKRKNESSDELSDAKQTPQKSLKDEDSQKRRSNRQVKRKKYAEEGEGKQSEEEAKASAKIKKNSAPLPAEQPLQLFVENPSEEDAAIVDKILSSRIIKKEVSAGMTVETEEFFVKYKNYSYLHCEWATEQQLLKDKRIQQKIKRFKLRQAQRAHFFADMEEEPFNPDYVEVDRVLEVSLCEDKDTGEPVVYYLVKWCSLPYEDSTWELKEDVDQAKIEEFEQLQASRPDSRRLDRPPPNSWKKIEHSREYKNGNQLREYQLEGLNWLLFNWYNRRNCILADEMGLGKTIQSITFLYEILLSGIRGPFLIIAPLSTITNWEREFRTWTDLNVVVYHGSMISRQMIQQYEMYFRDSQGRIVRGTYRFQAIITTFEMILGGCPELNAIEWRCVIIDEAHRLKNRNCKLLEGLKLMNLEHKVLLTGTPLQNTVEELFSLLHFLEPLRFPAESTFMQEFGDLKTEEQVQKLQAILKPMMLRRLKEDVEKKLAPKEETIIEVELTNIQKKYYRAILEKNFAFLSKGAGQANVPNLVNTMMELRKCCNHPYLIKGAEEKILGEFKETYSPTAPDFHLQAMIQSAGKLVLIDKLLPKMKAGGHKVLIFSQMVRCLDILEDYLIHKRYLYERIDGRVRGNLRQAAIDRFSKPDSDRFVFLLCTRAGGLGINLTAADTCIIFDSDWNPQNDLQAQARCHRIGQNKAVKVYRLITRNSYEREMFDRASLKLGLDKAVLQSMSGRENSVGGIQQLSKKEIEDLLRRGAYGAIMDEEDEGSKFCEEDIDQILQRRTKTITIESEGRGSTFAKASFVASGNRTDISLDDPNFWQKWAKKAEIDIDAISGRNSLVIDTPRIRKQTRPFSATKDELAELSEVESEGEDKPKLRRPCDRSNGYGRTECFRVEKNLLVYGWGRWREILSHGRFKRQLNEQDVEIICRALLAYCLVHYRGDEKIKSFIWDLITPTEDGQTRELQNHLGLSAPVPRGRKGKKVKTQASTFDIHKAEWLRKYNPEHLLQDEGYKKHIKHHCNK; encoded by the exons ATGTCTTCAGTGAAGAGGCCAAGAGGAAGG CCTCCTTCCTCCAAGAAGACTGATGGTTCAGGATCACATACTAAGTCACAGAATACCCAGGTGAGGGCAATGtctgaaaagaagcagaggaaaaaagcagactCTGAAAGTAAACAAGAGAAGGCAAATCGCATAATATCTGAAGCGAttgcaaaagcaaaagagagaggagagagaaacatCCCACGAGTAATGAGTCCAGAAAACTTCCCCAGTGtttcagctgaaggaaaagaggaaaagaaaggtagAAAAGTTAAATCGAAACCCAAGgacaaggaaagcaaaaagccaAAAACTGGTTCCTCATCCAAaactaaagagaaaacaaaaattgg GAAGCTAATCATCACGCTGggtaagaaacagaaaagaaaaaatgaatcttCAGATGAATTGTCTGATGCTAAGCAGACTCCGCAGAAGTCATTGAAAGATGAAGATTCACAA AAGAGAAGATCAAATCGTcaagttaaaaggaaaaagtatgctgaagaaggagaaggaaaacaatcGGAAGAAGAAGCGAAAGCTTCTGcaaaaatcaaaaagaattCTGCTCCTTTACCTGCTGAGCAGCCTTTACAATTATTTGTG GAGAATCCAAGCGAGGAAGATGCAGCAATTGTAGACAAAATTTTATCTTCTAGgataataaagaaagaa GTATCTGCTGGGATGACAGTAGAAACAGAAGAGTTTTTTGTAAAATACAAGAACTA CTCTTATCTCCACTGTGAGTGGGCCACAGAACAGCAGCTTTTAAAGGATAAAAGAAtccagcagaaaataaaacgGTTCAAACTAAGGCAAGCACAAAGAGCTCACTTTTTTGCAGAT ATGGAAGAAGAACCTTTTAATCCTGACTATGTCGAAGTAGATCGGGTATTAGAAGTCTCTCTTTGTGAAGATAAAGACACTGGTGAG cctgTTGTTTACTATTTAGTAAAATGGTGTTCGTTGCCATATGAAGACAGTACGTGGGAGCTGAAAGAAGATGTAGATCAAGCAAAAATAGAAGAATTTGAACAATTGCAAGCTTCCAGGCCTGACTCAAGGAGATTG GACCGACCACCTCCAAACTCATGGAAGAAGATAGAACACTCAAGGGAATATAAAAATGGCAATCAGCTCAGGGAATATCAACTGGAAGGACTTAACTGGCTTCTGTTCAACTGGTACAATAG ACGAAATTGCATTTTAGCAGATGAAATGGGTCTTGGCAAAACCATTCAGTCAATTACATTCCTCTATGAAATCCTCCTGTCTGGTATAAGAGGGCCTTTTCTGATCATAGCTCCACTTTCCACTATAACAAATTGGGAAAGAGAATTTCGCACGTGGACTGACCTTAACGTTGTAGTGTACCATGGAAGTATGATCAGCAGGCAGATGATTCAGCAATATGAGATGTACTTCAGGGACTCCCAG GGACGTATTGTTCGAGGTACCTACAGATTCCAAGCCATTATCACAACTTTTGAAATGATTCTTGGTGGCTGTCCAGAGCTAAATGCAATTGAGTGGCGATGTGTTATTATTGATGAAGCGCACaggctgaaaaacagaaactgcaAACTGTTAGAAGGACTAAAATTAATGAACCTC GAACATAAAGTGCTGTTAACTGGTACACCACTGCAGAACACAGTAGAAGAGTTATTTagtcttcttcattttcttgaacCATTGCGTTTTCCTGCTGAATCAACATTCATGCAAGAATTTGGAGACCTTAAAACAGAGGAACAG GTTCAGAAATTACAAGCTATCCTGAAACCCATGATGCTCAGGCGATTAAAAGAAGATGTAGAAAAAAAGCTGGCTCCTAAGGAAGAGACTATAATTGAAGTAGAACTAACtaatattcagaagaaatactaTCGAGCAATCTTGGAgaaaaattttgctttcttatctAAAGGAGCTGGGCAAGCAAACGTACCAAATTTGGTTAACACTATGATGGAACTCAGAAAATGTTGTAATCATCCTTATCTCATCAAAG GTGCTGAAGAGAAAATCCTTGGAGAGTTTAAAGAAACTTACAGCCCAACTGCACCAGACTTCCATCTACAAGCAATGATCCAGTCTGCTGGTAAATTGGTTCTTATTGATAAACTTCttccaaaaatgaaagcaggagGCCACAAGGTCCTTATCTTCTCTCAAATGGTGCGCTGCCTTGATATTTTGGAGGATTACCTTATACATAAAAG ATACTTATATGAACGAATCGATGGACGAGTACGAGGCAACCTCAGGCAAGCTGCAATTGACCGGTTCAGCAAACCAGATTCCGATCGCTTTGTGTTCCTTCTGTGCACCAGAGCTGGTGGTTTGGGGATTAATTTGACTGCAGCAGATACGTGCATAATTTTTGATTCAGATTGGAATCCTCAAAATGATCTGCAG GCTCAAGCCCGTTGTCACAGGATTGGTCAGAACAAAGCAGTGAAGGTCTACAGACTGATAACTCGTAACTCATATGAAAGAGAGATGTTTGACAGAGCAAGTCTGAAGTTGGGACTGGATAAGGCTGTCTTACAGAGTatgagtggaagagaaaacagtGTTGGTGGT ATCCAACAACTctctaaaaaagaaatagaagactTGCTTCGAAGAGGTGCGTATGGTGCCATTATGGATGAAGAAGATGAGGGCTCCAAATTCTGTGAGGAAGACATCGACCAAATTTTGCAGCGGCGTACCAAAACTATCACAATTGAATCAGAAGGAAGGGGCTCCACATTTGCCAAG GCTAGTTTTGTTGCTTCTGGAAACAGGACTGATATTTCTCTAGATGATCCCAACTTCTGGCAGAAATGGgccaaaaaagcagaaatagataTAGATGCTATCAGTGGCCGA AACAGCCTGGTTATTGATACCCCAcgaattagaaaacaaacaaggcCCTTCAGTGCTACAAAAGATGAACTGGCTGAATTGTCTGAAGTGGAGAGCGAGGGGGAGGATAAGCCCAAACTCCGCAGGCCTTGTGATCGTTCCAATGGATATGGAAGAACGGAGTGCTTTCGGGTGGAGAAAAACTTACTGGTCTATGG ATGGGGTCGATGGAGAGAGATTTTATCACATGGTCGCTTCAAGAGACAGCTAAATGAACAGGACGTGGAGATAATTTGCCGAGCTCTCTTAGCCTATTGTCTTGTTCACTACAGAGGggatgagaaaataaaaagttttataTGGGATCTGATTACTCCAACAGAAGATGGGCAAACACGAGAGTTGCAGAATCATCTTG GCCTGTCAGCACCTGTGcctagaggaagaaaaggaaaaaaagtgaagaccCAGGCCAGCACTTTTGATATACACAAAGCAGAATGGCTTCGAAAGTACAATCCAGAACATCTGTTGCAAGATGAAGGATACAAAAAGCACATAAAACACCACTGCAACAAGTAA
- the LOC100547381 gene encoding chromodomain-helicase-DNA-binding protein 9 isoform X2, with amino-acid sequence MSEKKQRKKADSESKQEKANRIISEAIAKAKERGERNIPRVMSPENFPSVSAEGKEEKKGRKVKSKPKDKESKKPKTGSSSKTKEKTKIGKLIITLGKKQKRKNESSDELSDAKQTPQKSLKDEDSQKRRSNRQVKRKKYAEEGEGKQSEEEAKASAKIKKNSAPLPAEQPLQLFVENPSEEDAAIVDKILSSRIIKKEVSAGMTVETEEFFVKYKNYSYLHCEWATEQQLLKDKRIQQKIKRFKLRQAQRAHFFADMEEEPFNPDYVEVDRVLEVSLCEDKDTGEPVVYYLVKWCSLPYEDSTWELKEDVDQAKIEEFEQLQASRPDSRRLDRPPPNSWKKIEHSREYKNGNQLREYQLEGLNWLLFNWYNRRNCILADEMGLGKTIQSITFLYEILLSGIRGPFLIIAPLSTITNWEREFRTWTDLNVVVYHGSMISRQMIQQYEMYFRDSQGRIVRGTYRFQAIITTFEMILGGCPELNAIEWRCVIIDEAHRLKNRNCKLLEGLKLMNLEHKVLLTGTPLQNTVEELFSLLHFLEPLRFPAESTFMQEFGDLKTEEQVQKLQAILKPMMLRRLKEDVEKKLAPKEETIIEVELTNIQKKYYRAILEKNFAFLSKGAGQANVPNLVNTMMELRKCCNHPYLIKGAEEKILGEFKETYSPTAPDFHLQAMIQSAGKLVLIDKLLPKMKAGGHKVLIFSQMVRCLDILEDYLIHKRYLYERIDGRVRGNLRQAAIDRFSKPDSDRFVFLLCTRAGGLGINLTAADTCIIFDSDWNPQNDLQAQARCHRIGQNKAVKVYRLITRNSYEREMFDRASLKLGLDKAVLQSMSGRENSVGGIQQLSKKEIEDLLRRGAYGAIMDEEDEGSKFCEEDIDQILQRRTKTITIESEGRGSTFAKASFVASGNRTDISLDDPNFWQKWAKKAEIDIDAISGRNSLVIDTPRIRKQTRPFSATKDELAELSEVESEGEDKPKLRRPCDRSNGYGRTECFRVEKNLLVYGWGRWREILSHGRFKRQLNEQDVEIICRALLAYCLVHYRGDEKIKSFIWDLITPTEDGQTRELQNHLGLSAPVPRGRKGKKVKTQASTFDIHKAEWLRKYNPEHLLQDEGYKKHIKHHCNK; translated from the exons ATGtctgaaaagaagcagaggaaaaaagcagactCTGAAAGTAAACAAGAGAAGGCAAATCGCATAATATCTGAAGCGAttgcaaaagcaaaagagagaggagagagaaacatCCCACGAGTAATGAGTCCAGAAAACTTCCCCAGTGtttcagctgaaggaaaagaggaaaagaaaggtagAAAAGTTAAATCGAAACCCAAGgacaaggaaagcaaaaagccaAAAACTGGTTCCTCATCCAAaactaaagagaaaacaaaaattgg GAAGCTAATCATCACGCTGggtaagaaacagaaaagaaaaaatgaatcttCAGATGAATTGTCTGATGCTAAGCAGACTCCGCAGAAGTCATTGAAAGATGAAGATTCACAA AAGAGAAGATCAAATCGTcaagttaaaaggaaaaagtatgctgaagaaggagaaggaaaacaatcGGAAGAAGAAGCGAAAGCTTCTGcaaaaatcaaaaagaattCTGCTCCTTTACCTGCTGAGCAGCCTTTACAATTATTTGTG GAGAATCCAAGCGAGGAAGATGCAGCAATTGTAGACAAAATTTTATCTTCTAGgataataaagaaagaa GTATCTGCTGGGATGACAGTAGAAACAGAAGAGTTTTTTGTAAAATACAAGAACTA CTCTTATCTCCACTGTGAGTGGGCCACAGAACAGCAGCTTTTAAAGGATAAAAGAAtccagcagaaaataaaacgGTTCAAACTAAGGCAAGCACAAAGAGCTCACTTTTTTGCAGAT ATGGAAGAAGAACCTTTTAATCCTGACTATGTCGAAGTAGATCGGGTATTAGAAGTCTCTCTTTGTGAAGATAAAGACACTGGTGAG cctgTTGTTTACTATTTAGTAAAATGGTGTTCGTTGCCATATGAAGACAGTACGTGGGAGCTGAAAGAAGATGTAGATCAAGCAAAAATAGAAGAATTTGAACAATTGCAAGCTTCCAGGCCTGACTCAAGGAGATTG GACCGACCACCTCCAAACTCATGGAAGAAGATAGAACACTCAAGGGAATATAAAAATGGCAATCAGCTCAGGGAATATCAACTGGAAGGACTTAACTGGCTTCTGTTCAACTGGTACAATAG ACGAAATTGCATTTTAGCAGATGAAATGGGTCTTGGCAAAACCATTCAGTCAATTACATTCCTCTATGAAATCCTCCTGTCTGGTATAAGAGGGCCTTTTCTGATCATAGCTCCACTTTCCACTATAACAAATTGGGAAAGAGAATTTCGCACGTGGACTGACCTTAACGTTGTAGTGTACCATGGAAGTATGATCAGCAGGCAGATGATTCAGCAATATGAGATGTACTTCAGGGACTCCCAG GGACGTATTGTTCGAGGTACCTACAGATTCCAAGCCATTATCACAACTTTTGAAATGATTCTTGGTGGCTGTCCAGAGCTAAATGCAATTGAGTGGCGATGTGTTATTATTGATGAAGCGCACaggctgaaaaacagaaactgcaAACTGTTAGAAGGACTAAAATTAATGAACCTC GAACATAAAGTGCTGTTAACTGGTACACCACTGCAGAACACAGTAGAAGAGTTATTTagtcttcttcattttcttgaacCATTGCGTTTTCCTGCTGAATCAACATTCATGCAAGAATTTGGAGACCTTAAAACAGAGGAACAG GTTCAGAAATTACAAGCTATCCTGAAACCCATGATGCTCAGGCGATTAAAAGAAGATGTAGAAAAAAAGCTGGCTCCTAAGGAAGAGACTATAATTGAAGTAGAACTAACtaatattcagaagaaatactaTCGAGCAATCTTGGAgaaaaattttgctttcttatctAAAGGAGCTGGGCAAGCAAACGTACCAAATTTGGTTAACACTATGATGGAACTCAGAAAATGTTGTAATCATCCTTATCTCATCAAAG GTGCTGAAGAGAAAATCCTTGGAGAGTTTAAAGAAACTTACAGCCCAACTGCACCAGACTTCCATCTACAAGCAATGATCCAGTCTGCTGGTAAATTGGTTCTTATTGATAAACTTCttccaaaaatgaaagcaggagGCCACAAGGTCCTTATCTTCTCTCAAATGGTGCGCTGCCTTGATATTTTGGAGGATTACCTTATACATAAAAG ATACTTATATGAACGAATCGATGGACGAGTACGAGGCAACCTCAGGCAAGCTGCAATTGACCGGTTCAGCAAACCAGATTCCGATCGCTTTGTGTTCCTTCTGTGCACCAGAGCTGGTGGTTTGGGGATTAATTTGACTGCAGCAGATACGTGCATAATTTTTGATTCAGATTGGAATCCTCAAAATGATCTGCAG GCTCAAGCCCGTTGTCACAGGATTGGTCAGAACAAAGCAGTGAAGGTCTACAGACTGATAACTCGTAACTCATATGAAAGAGAGATGTTTGACAGAGCAAGTCTGAAGTTGGGACTGGATAAGGCTGTCTTACAGAGTatgagtggaagagaaaacagtGTTGGTGGT ATCCAACAACTctctaaaaaagaaatagaagactTGCTTCGAAGAGGTGCGTATGGTGCCATTATGGATGAAGAAGATGAGGGCTCCAAATTCTGTGAGGAAGACATCGACCAAATTTTGCAGCGGCGTACCAAAACTATCACAATTGAATCAGAAGGAAGGGGCTCCACATTTGCCAAG GCTAGTTTTGTTGCTTCTGGAAACAGGACTGATATTTCTCTAGATGATCCCAACTTCTGGCAGAAATGGgccaaaaaagcagaaatagataTAGATGCTATCAGTGGCCGA AACAGCCTGGTTATTGATACCCCAcgaattagaaaacaaacaaggcCCTTCAGTGCTACAAAAGATGAACTGGCTGAATTGTCTGAAGTGGAGAGCGAGGGGGAGGATAAGCCCAAACTCCGCAGGCCTTGTGATCGTTCCAATGGATATGGAAGAACGGAGTGCTTTCGGGTGGAGAAAAACTTACTGGTCTATGG ATGGGGTCGATGGAGAGAGATTTTATCACATGGTCGCTTCAAGAGACAGCTAAATGAACAGGACGTGGAGATAATTTGCCGAGCTCTCTTAGCCTATTGTCTTGTTCACTACAGAGGggatgagaaaataaaaagttttataTGGGATCTGATTACTCCAACAGAAGATGGGCAAACACGAGAGTTGCAGAATCATCTTG GCCTGTCAGCACCTGTGcctagaggaagaaaaggaaaaaaagtgaagaccCAGGCCAGCACTTTTGATATACACAAAGCAGAATGGCTTCGAAAGTACAATCCAGAACATCTGTTGCAAGATGAAGGATACAAAAAGCACATAAAACACCACTGCAACAAGTAA